One genomic region from Dermacentor variabilis isolate Ectoservices chromosome 6, ASM5094787v1, whole genome shotgun sequence encodes:
- the LOC142586287 gene encoding neprilysin-1-like has product MGYFLPCPTAPGDQPPVRAPTPAESAKGTAGSQPEALRPFFKPPPTPAFLGPAPFYPGPALISAFPAVDHRYPTLEAIHQQKLNKALLELLSRAAMATDEDSKPKSEPPDRPGGCCRAAFFVTTLVLALMAGGLFSFYVVSGKLSDRDLSFFNLTQFAVQREKENKMAAAPKEEPSPLPTGVSTASEPSARSEGKVFYLEPKWTTTEEEMEATEKRTVKVPRCRTAFCRDMTDRFKSLLNWTLSPCGDFYEFVCSSWRSQEKGAFSQDSLYAGEVEDRLRDLLLESSELESQLFKPAADKQDITENSTSPLGYAETLMDLCTNDNINKSDNEKQAEQWTHLRSLLTTVGLEKWPYHNDSVSRADLWTTVVLLYRHLGLPTLVTVSVEKDPENETSLVVSIDEPDIAIGLFGTKDVFLPNWYSHVVRGTMKMFSPYKYLNQAEKVLAFSEKLAGITSTRGERNYVEEAKMTTVHNLPSYAQFLGLLFDDIIIVNEKTRLLVKNMRYLKALRTLIHMTQNHDLLNYLGFRAVLHISPLMFGEEFVELASVRMRQLTGHKKLGWPRWKTCLRMLEDAMPFVFQRAIFKATDKLLNIERVTALLNDLKSSALLAVSNFTWMDTADKIKARNILSDVNLEVFYPSWVREDNGDAFNLLLPAPPNDTAELLSAYSDFVRKNTERRLLAIAATSVQSYPEWKGSIFATYPTFDYETRSVYVPVALFNFSTPDTDAGLLFQTPRVATRVLTALIASLHRNSYPLPGPPTMLNLTEALTSATTCLQSQYRSASNNLHDEKIRSVATTTYDFLDNVAMEPAVTVFSKYVVESGVAVQQDMLNLPLSSKQLFHVLYTADMCEGGSSEQLRQEFAEDAMTHPRLRVVIPLRNTQSFAQAWSCSKEDQMNPSRKCQLFT; this is encoded by the coding sequence ATGGGCTACTTCCTGCCCTGCCCGACCGCGCCGGGAGACCAGCCTCCGGTGCGCGCGCCGACGCCTGCCGAGAGCGCCAAGGGGACCGCCGGCTCGCAGCCTGAAGCGCTGCGGCCCTTCTTCAAGCCGCCTCCGACGCCAGCCTTCTTGGGCCCAGCACCCTTCTATCCCGGACCGGCGTTGATTAGCGCCTTTCCAGCCGTGGACCACCGCTACCCGACCTTGGAGGCCATTCACCAGCAGAAGTTGAACAAAGCTCTGCTCGAGCTGCTGAGTCGCGCAGCCATGGCCACCGACGAGGACTCCAAGCCCAAGAGTGAACCACCCGACAGACCCGGTGGGTGCTGTCGCGCGGCTTTCTTTGTGACGACGCTCGTGCTTGCGCTGATGGCGGGAGGCTTGTTCTCCTTCTACGTCGTCAGCGGGAAGCTCTCGGACAGGGACTTGTCTTTTTTCAACCTCACTCAGTTCGCAGTCCAACgcgagaaagaaaacaagatggCCGCCGCGCCTAAGGAAGAGCCAAGCCCCCTTCCTACGGGTGTGTCAACGGCAAGTGAACCCTCCGCAAGATCAGAAGGCAAGGTCTTCTACCTAGAGCCCAAGTGGACCACAACTGAGGAGGAGATGGAAGCAACGGAGAAACGTACAGTCAAAGTTCCACGATGCCGTACGGCCTTCTGTCGCGACATGACTGATCGCTTCAAGTCGTTATTGAACTGGACCTTGTCACCCTGTGGAGACTTCTACGAGTTCGTTTGCTCCTCGTGGAGGTCGCAGGAAAAAGGAGCGTTCTCACAAGATTCTCTGTACGCAGGAGAGGTCGAGGACAGACTGAGAGATTTGCTTTTGGAATCGTCGGAACTCGAAAGCCAACTATTCAAGCCTGCTGCTGACAAGCAAGACATCACAGAAAACTCAACGTCGCCGCTGGGCTACGCAGAGACGCTCATGGACCTTTGTACGAATGATAACATCAACAAAAGTGATAACGAGAAACAGGCAGAACAATGGACGCACCTTCGGTCGCTTCTGACAACCGTCGGACTGGAGAAGTGGCCTTATCATAACGACAGCGTTAGCAGAGCCGACCTGTGGACAACCGTTGTGCTTCTTTACCGGCACCTCGGACTTCCGACGTTGGTCACAGTGTCGGTCGAAAAAGATCCCGAGAATGAAACGTCGCTTGTAGTGTCCATCGACGAGCCGGATATTGCTATAGGCCTCTTCGGCACCAAGGATGTGTTTTTGCCAAATTGGTATTCGCACGTCGTTCGAGGTACGATGAAGATGTTTAGCCCTTACAAGTACCTGAACCAGGCGGAAAAAGTTCTGGCGTTTTCAGAGAAGCTCGCCGGGATCACCAGCACACGTGGCGAAAGGAACTACGTGGAAGAAGCCAAAATGACCACCGTTCACAACCTTCCATCTTACGCACAGTTTCTAGGCTTGCTGTTCGACGACATCATCATCGTGAACGAAAAGACTAGGCTTCTTGTAAAGAACATGCGATACCTGAAGGCACTGAGGACATTGATCCACATGAcacaaaaccacgatctgctcAATTACCTGGGTTTCAGGGCTGTTCTTCACATCTCGCCACTCATGTTCGGGGAAGAATTTGTCGAGCTGGCATCCGTGCGAATGCGTCAACTCACCGGACACAAAAAACTAGGCTGGCCGCGCTGGAAGACTTGCCTGAGGATGCTAGAAGACGCCATGCCATTCGTTTTTCAGCGGGCAATCTTTAAAGCCACCGACAAGTTGCTCAACATCGAGAGAGTCACGGCGCTTCTGAACGACCTGAAGAGCAGCGCTCTTCTTGCGGTGAGCAATTTCACCTGGATGGACACCGCCGACAAGATAAAGGCCAGAAACATCCTTTCCGACGTTAACCTCGAAGTGTTCTATCCATCCTGGGTCAGGGAAGACAACGGAGACGCATTCAACCTTCTCCTTCCAGCACCGCCCAACGACACCGCAGAGCTGCTGAGCGCCTACTCGGATTTCGTCAGGAAGAACACGGAGCGGAGATTGCTTGCTATAGCGGCAACGAGTGTTCAGTCCTACCCTGAGTGGAAAGGGTCCATCTTTGCGACCTACCCGACTTTTGACTATGAGACCCGCTCTGTCTACGTCCCGGTGGCTTTATTCAACTTCAGCACCCCCGACACCGACGCGGGGCTTCTGTTTCAGACACCACGCGTTGCCACCCGTGTCCTAACGGCTTTGATCGCCTCCTTGCATCGTAACTCGTATCCGCTCCCGGGACCTCCCACGATGCTCAACCTAACAGAAGCCTTGACGAGTGCGACCACGTGCCTCCAGTCCCAGTACAGAAGCGCTTCGAACAACCTGCACGACGAGAAAATTCGCTCTGTGGCTACCACAACGTACGACTTTCTCGACAACGTCGCCATGGAGCCCGCTGTGACAGTGTTCTCGAAGTACGTGGTGGAAAGCGGCGTCGCCGTCCAACAAGACATGCTGAACCTTCCTCTAAGCTCGAAGCAGCTCTTCCACGTGTTGTACACGGCGGACATGTGTGAAGGCGGCTCTTCGGAGCAGCTGAGGCAAGAGTTCGCCGAAGATGCCATGACGCATCCGAGGCTTAGGGTTGTGATTCCACTCAGGAATACGCAGTCTTTCGCTCAAGCCTGGAGCTGCAGTAAGGAGGATCAGATGAATCCCTCGCGGAAATGCCAACTTTTTACTTGA